A portion of the Amia ocellicauda isolate fAmiCal2 chromosome 22, fAmiCal2.hap1, whole genome shotgun sequence genome contains these proteins:
- the atp5f1d gene encoding ATP synthase F(1) complex subunit delta, mitochondrial yields the protein MYGLRLFLRRSLPLLRQARCYADAPSSSPQMSFTFASPTQVFFREASVKQVDVPTLTGAFGILPAHVPTLQVLRPGVVTVFNEDGGATKFFVSSGSVTVNADSSVQLLAEEAVPLDGLDLSAAKANLEKAQSELVGVSDEAARAEIQISIEANEAIVKALE from the exons ATGTACGGTCTTCGGCTCTTCCTTCGTCGCTCCCTCCCGCTCCTGCGCCAGGCCCGGTGCTACGCTGACGCGCCTTCCTCTTCGCCCCAGATGTCCTTCACATTCGCCTCGCCGACGCAG GTTTTCTTCCGGGAGGCCAGTGTGAAGCAGGTCGACGTGCCCACGCTGACGGGCGCCTTCGGTATCCTGCCGGCTCACGTTCCCACCCTGCAGGTGCTCCGGCCAGGCGTTGTCACCGTCTTCAACGAGGATGGTGGGGCCACCAAGTTCTTCG tGAGCAGCGGCTCGGTCACCGTCAATGCCGACTCGTCGGTCCAGCTGCTGGCAGAGGAAGCGGTGCCCCTCGATGGCCTGGACCTCTCT gctgcTAAAGCTAACCTGGAGAAGGCCCAGTCTGAGCTGGTGGGAGTATCGGACGAGGCAGCCCGAGCTGAGATCCAGATCAGCATAGAGGCCAACGAGGCCATCGTGAAGGCATTGGAGTAG